Below is a window of Drosophila nasuta strain 15112-1781.00 chromosome X, ASM2355853v1, whole genome shotgun sequence DNA.
cgcagcagcagcagcagcatcagcagcacaACAACGAAGAACGAGCCAAACAACGTGTAGGccgaagagaaagagagagacagacgtCAATAACAAGAACACAGCGAACGCCAACGCGATCTTGTTAAAGGCGCGCgcgcaagtgtgtgtgtgtgtgtgtgtgtgtgtgcatgtgtatttTGGTGAGCCGGCGAGCCGGCAACGTTTACGCTGCGACGCCAACTGACAGTCGTGCCCCAGCACTTCAAAGCAACAGACGTGTGTGCAGCGAGTAACCTTTTGAAGCCTTTTATTTTACACCAACTTTTAAACGCAGCACATAACGTAACGCCAGacaacgtaacgtaacgtaacgtaacaGAAGTTTATTAAGAGTACAAACCTGTAAAGAGAGAGTGACaataaaacaaagagagagctTCGAAAATGAATCCAGTTAACAGTGCAGTCCAGATGCTGCGTCTGCGCAGCTTCGCTGCCAACGCTGCCAACGCCGCCACACGCACCATCTCAACGAATCGGCGTCAACGCAACACGGCGACCGTTGAACGCGCCCAGAGCATCAGCGAACGGGACAAGTTCCTGCATTATAATGCCGAAGATGGCTACTACAAGACATCGCCCTTCGATCCCATCAAGGTGCCCAATGTGCCGTTGCATGAATACGTGTGGCGCGACTTCAAGAAGTGGGAGAATGCCACAGCGGCGGTAAGTGAATGTTCTTGAATGAATATAAAGTGAAGTGAATGCAAGTGCGAGTACAGTGAAGACACACGTCACGCCTAGAGGAGTGTCTGCCATAGAGTATATAGAACACTCCCTAAACTTTATACATAGTATAGAAGATAATGATTTCGTTTCGATTTGCAATCAAACGCATACAACAAAGATGCGTGTCGATCGAAGGGACAAACAATCGATTTAATTGGACTTTATTATATCCATTATTCTTGGGCTTATCAAGTGTAGTCGAGACACTTCAACTGAATACCCTTTAGTAAAACGCATGAAGTGGGTAGCTTAAAGTTTAGGCATGTTTAAATCTAACGATTGTTTATCTTAGAAATTAAAAGAGCAGAAcatgtgaaatatttttaaactaaaatatgacttaatctattttttttttaaatccgtGCTAAACTCAGaaattaaagttattaaaatgtttgttgaGTGCATATTTATGGGAACTGTGCAATAAAAATCTGTTAGAACGTGTCAAATAATCTATTCGAAATGTAGTAAATGGGTTTTTTACTGTGTAGATTTAACTGcctaaatttgtatataattatagGCTCTTTAATAATCTTTAAAGTATAAATTCCTTacaaagaaattataaattttaaagaataatattgTGATCATGCTGGTAATATTCAAAAACTTACGAGGTATCGCTTAGTCGTGCATCTTATAtcatttgcttatttttttttgttcagtttATTGAACCAGAACCTATGCCAATATATAGAGGTAAGCGTGTGTCTGTGATTGTTTGTCTGACCTTCCTGGTGCTACCGCAatgcgtgtgcgtgtgagtgtgagtgtgagtatgtgtgtaagtgtgcatgtatgtgtgagtgtgaatacAGTCACGCGGAATCGCCTGAGATTCGCAATTGAAAATCGCTTTGCAGGTGTTCTGCTGACAAGCATCAATAAACCAGGCAATGGTATTTTTATATGGGTCATTCGTCGTGTTCATCGGGGGTGTATTGGCCCCTCGAGTGGGGCAAGAGGTGTGGTGGGGTGGGGGGCACTATCGTCTATCGCCTGTCTGATAAGCGCGACGTGAACTGTGAAATGCGAAAAGCAGaatacgaaatacgaaatactCGTAAAACACTTGCCCCGCGATAAGAGACAACACTTGAGCATACTGTTTACACTCGTCCTACTCGAATCTGATATTCTAaacgtctgtgtgtgtgtgtgtgagtcgcACTTCCAATCGAAGGGGGGGCCTACTGTGCAATTATTATACGCTGTGACAAGTTCAAGTCGCGTCGATTGGCTTGGCATTAAATTGCCTCTAGCCTGCTGATAATACTATAAATGGAAATTCCAATTGGAAATTTATAATTGATGTATACGCATACGCATCCCAGTGTCGAATCTAATCCCCCACCCCCCCAGTGACCAATTGGAATGCCAGACACACAAGAGTAAGagcggagagagagagagagagcgcactGCGATCTATAAATAGATATGCATGCTGTCTGTCACTTGCACTTGCAtaaggcaaagccaaagccaaagctgaaACGTCGCCCACGCGGACGCCGCGCAACCGTCTCGCTCACTcgaatgtgtgttttttgttgtgcagtGTTTTTGTGCATTGTTTCCCTCATTTCACTTTTCGCCAGCGAAATCAAAgtgcaaatgttgttgttcattgaaatttattgccTTCAGGCGAGTGTGCGCTATCTAATATGCCTCCACAAAACaccataaattaaatgcaattaaatgtgcATTGCATGTAGGAGCAAAGTGCAAGCTAGAAATTTTTGCGCTACAATTGAATGCCAATTTCCAATAATGCAGTTGCTGACTTCTGTAACTTATTCCAAAGAAATTCCAATTCCATACTTgtttaaacacacacacactcattccATTTTCTGATAAACAAGCCCAGTGACGTTAATCAGTTAACACTCAACGACACGAATTGTGATTTAGTACTGTGACTCTCTTAGTGTCtcataatttatgatttttttatgGTTTCGTTTCGCAAAATATATGCAAAGCTCCTTTTCTCTTTACACTTTGGTGCTCTTAAGCTCTGCTTACGTCAGTGGaagctgtggttgttgttgtaaacTTTTTGGCAATTTGCCGCTTACGTCAGTTGTCagttgaaaattgttgttgctgctcacACTCACATAATTGAGTTGAAGATTGTAATTGGTTTTTAATTGGTAAATAATAAGTCAAAATACGGATGTATTCAAACTCACACCAGTTGTATTTATTATGCTATTTATATATGCTAATTATGattgttttgattgtttttttttttgctttctttaaccaaaataaaaagaaacaaaaacaaaaaccgatTGCCGGCAAAATTAGAcatgccaaacacacacacatacatgcaaatgcaaacatacacacatgtattCGGCatgttttcttcttgtttttgtgGGCCCGTCTACTGCAAAGATGTGGGGGGAGCGGAAGAGGGCGGCAGCAGGCAGCCTCTCTCTTCGTGCGCTTGCTTTGCTCTTTTCGTCAACAAgtttcatacacacacacacacgagagAGACGCTCACACAGTGACAGTGCAGAGGCCGCTCTCCGTTTCATACGTTTGCAGACTTTGTACTTTGCCCCACTGAACTTTGATCAGTGGCCGCAACGCAACTCAAGTGGAACACACAGAGCGCGCGTCAAATGCACGAAATCATTTcgtttttgctcttttttgctcttttttttcttcttttttcttgtcatttattttccgcttgtgtgtgtataatttacttgatttctttaatttttgaaaaaaaaaaaaaaatgttgagtATTTTTATGTGCTTGTTTTGTGTGTCCCGTCCCCCAGGCAGCAATTCGCCCATGTATACgaaaatgtatgtgtgtccgttacgttttatttataattcgcAATCTTATATTAATGCCAATTTTGACtgcgcaaaaataaaacatttccCTTGGCCTAACAGTGCCACGGAAAAGTATTGCGATTGACTTGCAAATACGCGATTAACCTCTTTGCTCTCCCAAGCTATCTTTCTGCCCTTCAACTTGACCCTGAACAGGGTTGCATCCGCTTATCCGGTAATCAGTCACAGTTAAGGTTAATGCACTCGACACGCTCGCTCATTAGTCACACTTCCAATCGGATGCGATTGTATTGAGTTTCACTATATAGCACACAATGCTGGGGGGTTTTTCCAATTCACAGATTTTctagatatttatattaacaGTGTCATTTTATACTGCTAAactatatataccatatacatatataccatatatgtacatatgtatatatatagatgtcTGTGGCTTGACGCCACACATATTTGGATCGTGTTTCGCATTGGATCGTATGACTGCCCATGGGAATGATCGCTGAAAAATTTTTACCACTAATTGCCCCGTACCAAAAGGGTCCAAGGTACAGCAAATATATAACGCTACCACTAAACTGTCCAACATCACGTAAATTCCATATAATTGCTATTAGCCAGGTGTTTAAATGCTGacctatttttataataatcacATAGCTTTAGGGAAACTAAACACATATTGAAATCAAGAGATTATggttcatttaattttacaacaagtgtgaatattattattataaaatcgAGAAACCCAAttataatgttaaaatatatatctgtattttatatattcctTTTACGATTTCAAAAGCATTTCAACTAATTTCATATGGTAGAATTGTGAAAGCTTTATTCtgtatatagaatatatcATTATCTTCTCAGTATTGATGGTTAGAAAACGTTATTAgtgtaatataataaaataatatatttttgcaggTTAAAATACAATACTCATAGATTAAAGAAGccttttcaaaaaaaaattgaaggaATATAATACCAGTATTTTTAGATTTCATATGAATAGGCGAAGAAATACTATAATTTCTTTCCACAACGGATTTTTCAATACGCTTATATCTTCTATATCTTCTATATATCAATATTCTTGttataaaatagtaaatattgtaaaaataggACACTgtataacaatttattataatttgtttccTGTATCTCTACTTTCTTCAATCTCTAACCTTCTTTTCTTACATGCCTTAATATGTTttccattcttttttttttttttcgtttaatcTTCTATAGGTCTGCGTAGTCACAGATCGTCAATATACTTATGCACAGCTGCGTGATGCGAgcgctgcttttgctgttcgTTTGCAGACCAAGTTTAAGCTGGCCAAACCCGATGTCCTGGCTATATGTTTGCCCAATCTACCGGAGTATCCCATCGCCTGCCTGGGCGCCATTGAGGCTGGCCTCACCGTGACCACAATTAATCCCATCTATACGCCAGGTGAGCTCAGTTCCATAGCGCCACATCATAGCGATATTGTCAGCGCACTGATAAGACGCcgcaacaataaacaattaacGTAAATCTCGAATAATTAACTCTTATCAGGCTCTGTAAACTTTATGACCCCCAATCTCAGAACACCAGGCGCTAGCCACATTTCCAGTCCCAGGCCCAGTTCCACTCCCATTTCCAGtttcagttccagttccagccAGAGTCGAAAGATCACCATTGCAGATAGACCCTTATTTTTTTCGAGTGGGTCCAGAGCAAAGTTTGAACTCCGACAAAAACATGCAAGCTTTAGACATGATAATGCCGTTTTAAAGTGATACTTTTTTTATGGTCATGATAAGCACATACTTTGACTGCAGTCCAAGATCTGGTGGGGGCAGAAAATGTGGGACTAATAGATACTCAGCATCGCAAGcttaacaatttcaattctcAGAAGCAGGATGTATAACCTACATTTTGGAGAGACTTTATTCATAATGGTGATGCACTATGATAATTCTGCATTAACTAAGAGATtcttaaaagaaattattctTAACGTATAGCTTACATTTTGTATAGACTTTATTTGAAATAGATATCTTACGCTCTTCTTTATATACTATGATTATTGTGCATTAACTAGGAgattatttatagaaattattcttaatatacAACCTATTCTATTTCGTATAGACTTTATTGATAATGGAGTTCGTAATCTCTTTCTTATATACTACGATAAAACAGCATTCACTGAAATATCGACATCTTAAGGTCaaagaaaaagaatgaaataagAATTATAGTAAAAGATTAATGGATAGTCAGTATGTggtataacaattattattattagttattttatGAGTATATACCATACCTACTTAGTAAGGTACTAATAGATGGATTTGAAAAGATATATGTAGATACATTCTAGATGAATACATCCGATACCATTCTTATCTCTATGCAATACCTATTGTGCCCATTATTAACGGTAAGGTATAGATAACTCACGTTTGATATGCGCTTTATAATAAAGATAGCAGAAAACGTTtaagataaatatttttgtaagaCCTTATCTACATACCACACTTATTGTGAAAATTTTAACAAGTTAGCGGTGATTCAACCATATCGAAAACTCAACAATATCGTAACAGCTTATCTACTTAAGATATACTGAAACTATAGTCTGGTATGTTAAATATACTAACTGATAAATCGTATTGTTTTGATTAACTAATGATTATTGCTTGAGTATCAAAAAATAACTcgaacaataattataatatatttgatcatgaaaatacaaaatagaaTTCTGCAAATCATGAtgaatttgcataatttgacGTTAAAGAATAGTAAAGTTGTGAAGTGAATtactttattgttttaaaaaaacaaaacaatcaatatttatggtatttgGTATCGTGGTGTCAACCAAAAGAAAACTTCAAGAATATTTACGTAATATAGATCGTTGTAAAGTTTTAAGATGAGTGTTTGTCATTCTATATAGATATGTAGTACATTGTAGATCAACCATAGtaacatattttattctaCAAATTCTATAAAAGTCTATgcaagatttaaataaaataatatacatttacctcctatagagagagagagaatataGATCGTACTATTTATAGCTAAGCACATAAGATTAACACGTTATTgctgctcgactatgagataccctgCACTTATCAACAAATCAACAATATCTAAGCGATATGTTCTAATagatattttatgtttatccTTGCAGACGAGATTGCACGCCAGCTGACGTTCAGCAATGCCAAGTTCCTTGTGGGCAGCGCCCAGGGCTACGGCACCTTGAGGGAGGCGTGCAAGCTGGCGGGCAAACAGTTGCCCATTGCCGTGGTGCGATGCACGGCGGACGAATCGCTGCCGGAGGGCGCCATCGATTTCTTCGAGGTGATGAGCACGGAGAATGTGCGCTACGATGAGCTGCGTGCTCCCAAGGATGCCAGTGCCGACGATATAGTCTTTCTGCCCTTCTCATCGGGCACCACGGGCATGCCCAAGGGTGTTGTGCTGTCGCataacaacatcagcagcaactgcgAACAGATTCAGGAGGCGTTGCGCATCGATTCCACGGACTTCCAGGACACGCTGCCCGCGGTGTTGCCCTTCTTTCACATCTACGGCCTCACCGTCGTCATGCTCTCCAAGCTCGGCGAGGGCGCCCGTCTGGCCACGATGCCCGCCTTTAAGCCCGACGACTTCATCAAGTCCCTGGACACCTATAAGGGCAGTGTTTTGAATTTCGTACCTCCAATTGGTAAGTAGAGATCGTAGTAAATATCTTTATGTGCAACTGACTGACCTTTGTTGATTTGCTCTTCTTGCAGCTCTCTTCATGATCAACAGTCCCAAGCTGTCGCAGGAAGTTGCCAGCAATCTGCGCGTTGTCATGTCTGGAGCAGCGCCCATTGGGACAGCACGATGTCGAGCGTTTCCTCAAGAAGTGAGTCAATCTCTGCAGGGTTTTCTAtcgttgtctgtctgtctgttttttCATGCAAGTCTCTGAGGTATAGAGATAATATCGGATAGgtacagtcaagtgtgcttgactgtgagaaaCTCGTTACCCATTAATAGGAGGACAACAGTATTATCgtaaaagtataccaaaataatatactgaaaaaaatactgaaatatttgaTGAGCTATATAAACGGGGTTTATTGGCAAAATAGTATaccataaacaaaaattaaaaataccatatactacatttggtatatcgatatactaaattatatactatattaaaaataaaccatagaGAACAAAGTATATGAGATTTCAGCAggaatatacatttttaaatcaaaacaaacatactTCAAAAATTGCAGATAAATATTATTAGCAAATTACTCTTCTTGACATCACATTGAATGGTTAAGATAGAGAACTTTCCAGAGTCATCGTGAGTTAAGATTTCAATTAGAAAACCACATTGAAGTCTCGTTTCAATCTTTTTTTgagattaaaaaaattgtataccaACTGTAGGTCTTAATTGCATTGGTTCACAAtctaatatactatatattgcattctatggtatatttttaatgtagtgtgtagtatatcgttataccaaatgtaatatttagtatatttcattgctttggtatataaataaatactattggtatatttcaaatgtagtagtatttcgatataccaaatatagcatttggtatttttagttattgtttttggtatatttatttagactATTTATTGCTCTTAGAATgtttagtatataatatttagtatatttaattattttggtatataaataaatactattggtatattttaaatgtagtagtatttcgatataccaaatttagcatttagtatttttagttattgtttttggtatatttatttagccCATTTATTGCTCTTAGAACgtttagtatataatatttataatatttcattgttttggtatataaataaatacttttggtatattttaaatttagtagtatttcgatataccaaatatttatttttatttattgctcttagaatgttttgtttatatttaaaacgaGTAACGAGTTTATCACAGTCGAGAACCCTCAACgctgcatatttttaaatcataatttGTCTTTCCGTATATGTAGGCTGCACGGATCAGATTACCTTATCATATTTTACTAGGAACTAGTGACAATACCTTGCATTAAAATCAATTCAGCAAATCAATTGAAACTAAATCAACTTTGCCCACTCAACGCTTCTTGCAGGTTCCCCAAGACGCGCTTCATGCAGGGCTACGGCATGACGGAGGCCTCGCCGGTGATTCTGATGACGCCGGAGGGCAACACACGCTACGCCTCGTGTGGCATTGCGCCGGGCAGTACCGAGTGCAAGATCGTGCCCCTCGATGGCAGCGATTCGAAGGGCGTGGGACCGCGGACAACGGGTGaactgtgtgtgcgtggaCCGCAGGTGATGTCCGGCTATCTGAACAACGATGAGGCCAACGAGGTGACCTTCTATCCTGGCCATTGGTTGCGCACCGGCGACGTGGCATTCTACGATGAGGATGGGTATTTCTACATCACTGATCGCATGAAGGAGCTGATCAAGGTGAAGGGATTCCAGGTGCCGCCAGCCGAACTGGAAGCTGTGCTGCGCGATCATCCCAAGATCCTTGAGGCCGCCGTCTTTGGCATTCCGCATGAGCTGAACGGCGAGGCGCCGCGTGCTCTGGTTGTACTCCGTGAGAATGAGAAGGCAACCGCCGAGGAGATTGCTGCCTATGTGGCGGAGCGTGTGGCGCACTACAAGAAGCTCGAGGGGGGCGTCATCTTCGTTGATGAGGTGCCCAAGAATCCCACCGGCAAAATACTGCGCAAGGATCTCAAAGCAAAGTTCTCGGACTGAGCCCAGACTAAGCAATCCCAACGTATCTTTTATAGTACTCTAAAGCaggcacttttttttttgttatatttgtaaAGATACTTTTTTTGTCGTTAGAGATATAGTGAAGGAGCAAACAAATGTTTTGGCTCTCTGCACATTGCATTTAGACGAGTAGCCCCCAAGGGGCCACAATAATAGTTAGTAGCGAGTAGCGAGTAATAACTAGCGAGTAGCGAGTAGCAAGTAACGTGTAACGAGTGACGAGTAGCGAAATGCAATTGTCGCGTGTAATGGAAATCTTTAGTCCCAGGCGTAATCAAACGCTGGATTGGTCCATAGCTTGTAAGTTGTCGTAGGGCTAATTAAGCAACCTAAGTGTGTACCTATTGCATTCAGAATAGATTCTCGATTGCACCATATCTGGACCTGCATAAACACCTTTGAGATACACGTGTCCAAGGACCGGACCTAAGCATAAGTTAAAAAACGATCAATATACTGTTAATCTATGTAATACGAAGGCGGGATGATAAAtgatcgaaatcgaaatctaTTTGAAATCTATATTATCCTAAATGATATCCTTATGGAGCCCTTTTCTTGGTGCTATTTGCCCATTTCaaccatttttaaattaattgataaatCCGATCATTTATCAGCCTGTCCTcatatatatcttttttttttgttattagtAAGTTAGTTTTTTAGGATATGAATAAAACGATATTGATTATTGATACAAACGCATATATTTAATCgtactatataaatacatatccATATATAACCATATGGGATTTTCTAATAAAAACTGATTGACCAAGCACacaaatgtttaattatttacccACAATTTGGAATTCCCAGTAAAACTCGCACTTTGtgtcgtttctttttttaaatttatttatttacgacaaaatacacaaaaatgttagattcgatttatttattgatttagttttaggttttttttgttgtttcttgc
It encodes the following:
- the LOC132795891 gene encoding LOW QUALITY PROTEIN: uncharacterized protein LOC132795891 (The sequence of the model RefSeq protein was modified relative to this genomic sequence to represent the inferred CDS: deleted 1 base in 1 codon): MNPVNSAVQMLRLRSFAANAANAATRTISTNRRQRNTATVERAQSISERDKFLHYNAEDGYYKTSPFDPIKVPNVPLHEYVWRDFKKWENATAAVCVVTDRQYTYAQLRDASAAFAVRLQTKFKLAKPDVLAICLPNLPEYPIACLGAIEAGLTVTTINPIYTPDEIARQLTFSNAKFLVGSAQGYGTLREACKLAGKQLPIAVVRCTADESLPEGAIDFFEVMSTENVRYDELRAPKDASADDIVFLPFSSGTTGMPKGVVLSHNNISSNCEQIQEALRIDSTDFQDTLPAVLPFFHIYGLTVVMLSKLGEGARLATMPAFKPDDFIKSLDTYKGSVLNFVPPIALFMINSPKLSQEVASNLRVVMSGAAPIGQHDVERFLKKFPKTRFMQGYGMTEASPVILMTPEGNTRYASCGIAPGSTECKIVPLDGSDSKGVGPRTTGELCVRGPQVMSGYLNNDEANEVTFYPGHWLRTGDVAFYDEDGYFYITDRMKELIKVKGFQVPPAELEAVLRDHPKILEAAVFGIPHELNGEAPRALVVLRENEKATAEEIAAYVAERVAHYKKLEGGVIFVDEVPKNPTGKILRKDLKAKFSD